Proteins from a single region of Apium graveolens cultivar Ventura chromosome 7, ASM990537v1, whole genome shotgun sequence:
- the LOC141674876 gene encoding FBD-associated F-box protein At2g26860-like, translating into MHRPNDLKIKKFGLYCVGDYYLERVGDWILNVLEFDVKEIDLWFRFREMFVLMDEVFLCTCLEKLELSGKILVDIPENVKFSSLRFLKFDEITFSSYESVGELWVNCPVLEIVEEIAPSSVFDDCTFGLLKKITHVKSLSSEGETIEALNRSYDSDFNTVHNGFPLFHNLMELSISVDEAYCGQ; encoded by the exons ATGCACAGACCGAATGATTTGAAAATCAAGAAATTTGGTTTATATTGTGTTGGAGATTACTATTTGGAACGTGTTGGTGACTGGATACTGAATGTACTTGAATTTGATGTAAAAGAGATAGACCTTTGGTTCAGGTTCAGAGAAATGTTCGTATTGATGGATGAAGTATTCTTGTGCACCTGCCTTGAAAAGCTTGAACTAAGTGGTAAAATATTAGTTGATATTCCTGAGAATGTTAAGTTTTCGAGCCTTCGGTTTCTTAAATTCGATGAAATTACGTTTTCGAGCTATGAGTCAGTCGGTGAGCTTTGGGTCAACTGTCCGGTGCTTGAA ATTGTAGAAGAAATTGCACCCAGCAGTGTGTTTGATGATTGCACGTTTGGCCTGCTAAAAAAGATTACTCACGTCAAATCTTTAAGTTCAGAAGGTGAAACTATCGAG GCCCTCAATCGCTCATATGATTCTGATTTTAACACAGTTCATAATGGCTTTCCACTATTCCATAACTTGATGGAGTTGAGTATTAGTGTTGATGAAGCATATTGTGGACAGTAA